In a genomic window of Dyadobacter fermentans DSM 18053:
- a CDS encoding DUF5618 family protein yields the protein MNSTERARMHMDQAKLILEERALKKYRLFYNRRYVKMAGRVAHKGMVIALNGLLGVKGQTEMPDDVYQNALYKCDKRMVRTFVLANYVLDPAMRYYGCQSAKYVSLGLKAADHLITRIEKIQKRRLEKPVIKKVHINDRTNFPAT from the coding sequence ATGAATTCCACCGAACGTGCAAGAATGCACATGGATCAGGCGAAACTGATTCTAGAAGAGAGAGCGTTAAAAAAATACCGTCTGTTCTATAATCGGAGATATGTGAAAATGGCAGGAAGAGTGGCGCATAAGGGCATGGTAATAGCTCTTAACGGCTTGCTCGGAGTCAAGGGACAAACGGAAATGCCGGATGATGTCTATCAAAATGCGCTTTACAAGTGCGATAAACGAATGGTTCGGACATTTGTTCTGGCAAACTATGTTCTTGATCCGGCAATGCGATATTACGGCTGCCAGAGTGCCAAATATGTAAGTCTGGGTTTGAAAGCTGCCGACCACTTAATTACCCGGATCGAAAAAATACAAAAGCGTAGATTAGAAAAACCAGTAATCAAGAAAGTACATATAAATGACCGCACAAACTTTCCAGCCACTTAA
- a CDS encoding PfkB family carbohydrate kinase, translated as MSLLTVGSVAFDALETPFGKTDKIIGGAATYITLAASYFTQQNNLVAVVGGDFPQDMIGLLEEHGVDTKGLEIVQDGKTFFWSGKYHEDMNTRDTLITELNVMEHFDPIIPNSYQGTEYLMLGNTVPATQKLVIERLAKRPKLIMLDTMNLWMNIALDDLKSVLKLVDLLTINDEEARLLSGEYSLRKAAKKIMAMGPKTLIIKKGEHGALLFQDDRIFFAPALPLEEVFDPTGAGDSFAGGFIGYLAATDDISFENMKRAIIYGSAMASFCVEKFGTERLVNLSKEEINARVQEFVKLASFEIQ; from the coding sequence ATGAGTTTACTTACCGTAGGATCTGTTGCATTCGATGCGCTCGAAACCCCGTTTGGAAAAACAGACAAAATTATCGGTGGTGCAGCCACTTACATCACACTAGCTGCTTCCTATTTTACCCAACAAAATAACCTCGTGGCAGTGGTAGGCGGTGATTTTCCGCAGGACATGATCGGTTTGCTCGAAGAACACGGCGTGGATACCAAGGGTTTGGAGATTGTGCAGGATGGCAAGACATTCTTCTGGTCGGGTAAGTACCATGAGGATATGAACACCCGCGACACGCTCATTACAGAGCTCAATGTCATGGAGCATTTCGACCCCATTATCCCCAATTCGTACCAGGGTACCGAGTACCTCATGCTCGGCAACACGGTTCCTGCAACCCAGAAACTGGTGATCGAGCGCCTGGCGAAACGCCCGAAGCTGATCATGCTCGATACCATGAACCTGTGGATGAACATCGCGCTGGACGATCTCAAATCGGTTTTGAAACTGGTGGACCTTCTCACCATCAACGACGAGGAAGCGCGCCTGCTTTCCGGCGAATATTCACTGCGCAAAGCTGCTAAGAAAATCATGGCAATGGGTCCTAAAACGCTCATCATCAAGAAGGGCGAACACGGCGCATTGCTGTTCCAGGACGACCGCATTTTCTTCGCGCCTGCATTGCCTTTGGAAGAAGTTTTCGATCCAACCGGCGCCGGTGATTCGTTTGCGGGCGGTTTTATCGGCTATCTGGCCGCTACCGACGATATTTCTTTCGAAAACATGAAGCGTGCGATTATCTACGGATCGGCCATGGCGTCGTTCTGCGTGGAGAAATTCGGTACCGAGCGCCTCGTGAACCTCTCGAAAGAAGAAATCAATGCCCGCGTACAGGAATTTGTGAAGCTGGCGAGCTTTGAGATACAATAA